A window of the Salvelinus sp. IW2-2015 linkage group LG3, ASM291031v2, whole genome shotgun sequence genome harbors these coding sequences:
- the LOC111950315 gene encoding LOW QUALITY PROTEIN: zinc finger protein 800-like (The sequence of the model RefSeq protein was modified relative to this genomic sequence to represent the inferred CDS: inserted 2 bases in 1 codon; deleted 2 bases in 1 codon): MEVEMEEIPQDEPQPEPESHVTRDQCCQTDEPQPSSPNPMTDLNPGPDAAPRTPGYCVEPGDPPLLQQQLQTSKSGIQQIIEVFRSGTAQLKHMLLNEVDTIFECKTCRSLFRGLPNLITHKEYYCITRLSKPDDPAGEGDKQSVAMKDLLEAIYPRKDRPDYVMRLEPIQTSNNAVFQFLSSEEELAHFPRAPHTPGGTRTHSPEPWREQGGTPENGQTEEGEERRRSDQEEEGGEEVARPEEEGSTSGVEDVTISCCLCGKDFNSRRSIRRHCRKMHQTKLEELRKFTETRTVPISLLSMVKGRSRPLHTPSGKSCPVCFKSFATKANVRRHFDEVHRGLRRDTITPDIATRPGQPLSLEATPPRKSASSSPTRGHTPKSGGASGATSPQPPKASTAVPPAPSLLASALYNLASCRCLLCKRKYSSQVMLKRHMRIVHKIYNLKNVSSVSTTATTSTATNKNKNNNSKTATNTDSTPSNSTTSNSLSMKEEAVESWDDPDSSPASSPGDADRKDMDRKGVAVATKSGQKIKEEEGGSSPKTSTRSTSSNSTGGTSSGSGTLGRPPQKLSVGFDFKQLFCKLCKRQFSSRQNLTKHIELHTDGTDIFIKFYRCPLCRYESRRKRDVLRQVTVVHKKSTGYLAKIVPKLESRAVKRPAEVVLNSPPNANNNKRGGTTVKEEVNVVHAPPISPYAPVTRKQELLNNSSTTSYPVTRKQDLLSSSTPVTRNQERQEKQQEAQTGSPVTRKNDKXNTPTPPPDTPHTRRHDAHQESSSSSTEVRVTKNFSLHACDVCGRAFARKLYLESHKRSHRKPRHWSMPPSDARAKGVSTRSKAMLCETSLHIWLSLSISCCKRGERK; the protein is encoded by the exons GGTACTGCGTGGAGCCAGGCGACCCTCCTCTGTTGCAGCAGCAGCTCCAGACCTCCAAGTCTGGCATCCAGCAGATCATAGAGGTCTTCCGCTCAG gtACTGCCCAGCTGAAGCACATGCTGCTGAATGAGGTGGACACCATCTTTGAGTGTAAGACATGTCGCAGCTTGTTCCGGGGCCTGCCCAACCTCATCACCCACAAAGAGTACTACTGCATCACCAGACTGTCCAAGCCCGACG ATCCAGCGGGCGAGGGTGACAAGCAGAGCGTGGCCATGAAGGACCTCCTGGAGGCCATCTACCCCAGGAAGGACCGGCCGGACTACGTGATGCGCCTGGAGCCAATCCAGACCTCCAATAACgctgtgttccagttcctgtccTCCGAGGAGGAGCTGGCCCACTTCCCCCGGGCTCCACACACCCCTGGAGGGACCCGCACACACAGCCCTGAGCCctggagggagcagggagggacgCCGGAGAATGGGCAGacggaagagggggaggagaggaggaggagtgaccaggaggaggagggaggagaggaggtggcgCGGCCCGAGGAGGAGGGGTCTACGAGCGGG gTGGAGGACGTTACCATCTCGTGCTGCCTGTGTGGTAAGGACTTCAACTCTCGCCGCAGCATCCGCCGCCACTGTCGCAAGATGCATCAGACCAAGCTGGAGGAGCTCCGGAAGTTCACCGAGACGCGCACCGttcccatcagcctcctctccatGGTCAAAGGTCGGTCTCGCCCCTTGCACACGCCCAGCGGCAAGTCCTGCCCCGTCTGCTTCAAGTCCTTCGCCACCAAGGCCAACGTGCGCCGCCATTTTGACGAGGTGCACCGCGGCCTGCGTCGGGACACCATCACGCCGGACATAGCCACGCGCCCCGGCCAGCCGCTGTCCCTGGAGGCCACGCCGCCCCGCAAGAGCGCCAGCTCCTCCCCCACGAGAGGTCACACCCCGAAGAGCGGAGGAGCTTCGGGGGCTACTAGCCCTCAGCCCCCCAAAGCCTCCACCGCGGTGCCCCCTGCCCCTTCTCTCCTGGCATCGGCCCTATACAACCTGGCCTCCTGCCGCTGTCTGCTCTGCAAGAGAAAGTACAGCTCCCAGGTCATGTTAAAGAGACACATGCGCATCGTCCACAAGATCTACAATCTCAAGAACGTTAGCTCCGTCTCCACGACCGCAACCACATCCACGGcgaccaacaaaaacaaaaacaacaacagcaaaacaGCCACCAACACTGACAGCACCCCTAGCAACAGCACCACTAGCAACAGCTTGAGCATGAAGGAGGAGGCGGTTGAATCCTGGGACGACCCTGACTCCAGCCCCGCCTCGTCGCCTGGCGACGCGGACAGGAAGGACATGGACAGGAAGGGCGTTGCTGTGGCAACCAAGTCGGGTCAAAAGATCAAAGAGGAAGAGGGTGGCAGCAGCCCCAAGACATCAACTCGTTCCACTTCCAGCAACAGCACCGGTGgtactagtagtggtagtggGACTCTTGGGAGACCCCCTCAGAAGCTCTCGGTGGGGTTCGACTTCAAGCAGCTGTTCTGCAAGCTGTGCAAACGTCAGTTCAGCTCGCGCCAGAACCTCACCAAGCACATCGAGCTGCACACGGACGGCACGGACATCTTCATCAAGTTCTACCGCTGCCCGCTCTGCCGCTACGAGTCCCGCCGCAAGCGCGACGTCCTGCGCCARGTGACGGTGGTGCACAAGAAGTCGACGGGCTACCTGGCCAAGATCGTSCCCAAGCTGGAGTCGCGTGCGGTCAAGCGGCCGGCTGAGGTGGTCCTCAACTCTCCCCCCAATGCCAACAACAACAAGAGAGGAGGAACAACGGTCAAGGAGGAGGTGAACGTGGTGCACGCGCCCCCAATTTCCCCTTACGCCCCAGTCACACGCAAACAGGAGCTCCTCAAcaactcctccaccacctcctaccCAGTCACACGCAAACaggacctcctctcctcctccactccggTCACTCGTAaccaggagagacaggagaagcaGCAGGAGGCCCAAACCGGGTCACCTGTCACCCGTAAGAACGACAA CAACACCCCGACACCCCCGCCCGACACCCCCCACACGCGTCGCCATGACGCCCACCaggagagcagcagcagtagcacagAGGTGCGTGTCACCAAGAACTTCTCGCTCCACGCTTGTGACGTGTGCGGCCGGGCCTTTGCCAGGAAACTCTATCTGGAGTCCCATAAGAGGAGCCACCGGAAACCACGCCACTGG AGCATGCCGCCCAGTGACGCCAGGGCTAAGGGGGTCAGCACTCGGTCCAAGGCAATGCTCTGTGAGACCTCACTACACATATGGTTGTCTTTGTCGATATCTTGttgtaagagaggagagaggaagtga